A single Acidimicrobiales bacterium DNA region contains:
- the pheS gene encoding phenylalanine--tRNA ligase subunit alpha translates to MTEAPAERFPADDELEAFVARAAAALAAAPDSEALEAAAADLVGRRSPLVGWRRLLGTLPPAERPAAGEALNEARRRLEPLLAERERELAASERAARLAAERLDLSEVLPLPGPGHLHLVTQVREQLEEVFLGMGYEIAEGPEIETDWYNFTALNLPPGHPARSSQDSFYLDLGDGGSHLLRTQTSPVQIRLLERGELPIYAVAPGRVYRRDTPDARHLPVFHQIEGLVVDEGVTFGDLAGTIDTFVKAIFGTEFATRLRPGYFPFTEPSAEFEITCTICRGEGCRTCSGSGWIELGGCGMVHPAVFEATGVDPERYTGFAFGFGIDRLALMAHEVEDLRSFIENDIRFLTQF, encoded by the coding sequence GTGACCGAGGCCCCCGCCGAGCGGTTCCCCGCAGACGACGAGCTCGAGGCCTTCGTCGCGCGCGCCGCCGCGGCGCTCGCCGCGGCCCCCGACAGCGAAGCGCTCGAGGCGGCCGCGGCGGACCTCGTCGGCCGCCGCTCGCCGCTCGTCGGCTGGCGGCGCCTGCTCGGCACTCTCCCGCCCGCCGAGCGCCCCGCGGCGGGGGAGGCGTTGAACGAGGCCCGCCGCCGCCTGGAGCCCCTCCTCGCCGAGCGCGAGCGCGAGCTCGCGGCGAGCGAGCGCGCCGCCCGCCTCGCCGCCGAGCGGCTCGACCTCTCCGAGGTCCTGCCCCTCCCCGGCCCGGGCCACCTGCACCTTGTCACCCAGGTGCGCGAGCAGCTCGAGGAGGTCTTCCTCGGGATGGGCTACGAGATCGCCGAGGGACCGGAGATCGAGACCGACTGGTACAACTTCACGGCCCTCAACCTCCCCCCGGGCCACCCGGCGCGCTCCAGCCAGGACAGCTTCTACCTCGACCTCGGTGACGGCGGGAGCCACCTGCTGCGCACGCAGACCTCGCCGGTGCAGATCCGCCTGCTCGAGCGCGGCGAGCTCCCGATCTACGCCGTCGCACCGGGCCGCGTCTACCGCCGCGACACCCCCGACGCCCGCCACCTGCCGGTCTTCCACCAGATCGAGGGGCTCGTCGTCGACGAGGGGGTGACCTTCGGCGACCTCGCCGGGACGATCGACACCTTCGTGAAGGCGATCTTCGGGACCGAGTTCGCGACCCGCCTCCGCCCCGGCTACTTCCCCTTCACCGAGCCCTCGGCCGAGTTCGAGATCACCTGCACGATCTGTCGCGGCGAGGGCTGCCGCACCTGCTCGGGCTCGGGGTGGATCGAGCTCGGGGGCTGCGGGATGGTGCACCCGGCGGTCTTCGAGGCCACCGGCGTCGACCCGGAGCGCTACACCGGCTTCGCCTTCGGCTTCGGCATCGATCGCCTCGCCCTGATGGCGCACGAGGTCGAGGACCTCCGCAGCTTCATCGAGAACGACATCCGCTTCCTCACCCAGTTCTGA
- a CDS encoding RNA methyltransferase, with amino-acid sequence MIERVADTVTPQPLLSVVGMVDVALAEVVGLPLTLVLVDVRDPGNVGAILRSADAAGVSAVIGAAGSGDCYNPKAVRASAGSIFHLPIVWGTPAGELLDALQAAGVSCVATAATGGTDYAAATLEGPLALLLGNEANGLDPQLAARCDQAVTVPIAGGAESLNVAMAATVLCFELARRRRGGDAPGFSMSP; translated from the coding sequence GTGATCGAGCGGGTCGCCGACACCGTCACCCCGCAGCCCCTCCTGAGCGTGGTCGGGATGGTCGACGTCGCCCTCGCGGAGGTCGTCGGCCTCCCGCTCACCCTCGTCCTCGTCGACGTGCGCGACCCCGGCAACGTGGGCGCGATCCTGCGCAGCGCCGACGCCGCGGGGGTGAGCGCCGTCATCGGCGCGGCGGGGAGCGGCGACTGCTACAACCCGAAGGCCGTGCGGGCCTCCGCGGGATCGATCTTCCACCTGCCGATCGTCTGGGGGACCCCCGCCGGGGAGCTGCTCGACGCGCTGCAGGCGGCGGGGGTCTCCTGCGTCGCGACCGCCGCGACGGGGGGCACCGATTACGCGGCGGCGACGCTCGAGGGTCCGCTCGCGCTCCTCCTCGGCAACGAGGCGAACGGCCTCGATCCACAGCTCGCGGCACGCTGCGACCAGGCGGTGACGGTGCCGATCGCCGGCGGCGCGGAGTCGCTCAACGTCGCGATGGCGGCGACCGTGCTCTGCTTCGAGCTCGCCCGCCGCCGCCGTGGGGGCGACGCCCCAGGCTTTAGCATGTCGCCGTGA
- the rplT gene encoding 50S ribosomal protein L20, translated as MARVKRAVHGKKHRRVVLSRAKGYYGNKSRSFRSANEQVMHSLQYAYRDRRARKGDFRQLWIQRINAAARLEGMSYSRLIAGLKAAEVTVDRKILADLAVRDQAAFAQIVAVARQHLEAQETETEAAS; from the coding sequence ATGGCTCGGGTGAAGCGCGCCGTCCACGGGAAGAAGCACCGCAGGGTCGTCCTCTCGCGGGCCAAGGGCTACTACGGCAACAAGTCGCGGAGCTTCCGCTCCGCGAACGAGCAGGTGATGCACTCCCTGCAGTACGCGTACCGGGACCGCCGGGCGCGCAAGGGGGACTTCCGCCAGCTCTGGATCCAGCGGATCAACGCCGCCGCCCGCCTCGAGGGGATGAGCTACTCCCGCCTCATCGCCGGCCTGAAGGCGGCCGAAGTGACCGTCGACCGCAAGATCCTCGCCGACCTCGCGGTGCGCGACCAGGCCGCCTTCGCGCAGATCGTCGCCGTCGCCCGCCAGCACCTCGAGGCGCAGGAGACCGAGACCGAGGCCGCCTCCTGA
- the rpmI gene encoding 50S ribosomal protein L35: protein MPKMKTDRGAAKRFKVTATGKIMRGKAFHSHLLEKKSSSRKRRLTTDVEVAKSDRRQVRRLLGI from the coding sequence ATGCCGAAGATGAAGACCGACCGCGGAGCGGCCAAGCGCTTCAAAGTGACCGCCACCGGCAAGATCATGCGCGGCAAGGCATTCCACTCGCACCTGCTCGAGAAGAAGTCCTCGAGCCGCAAGCGCCGGCTGACGACCGACGTCGAGGTCGCGAAGAGCGACCGCCGCCAGGTGCGGCGGCTGCTCGGGATCTGA